One window of the Armatimonadota bacterium genome contains the following:
- a CDS encoding M48 family metallopeptidase, translated as MSTKVKCENMPNPPAILVYISLLFVPGVYILLLGCAAAMLGGTGFVCYWVFTWMTSGHRVPVKLLGIVILLMIGALMGCWAVVRGIAATIWSKPQFEPALIVPLNKEPELGKFIAGLCSAVGTGLPDYVMIHAEPTFYVCQSKIETLNGRAKGRILAIGLPLVAGLTINELRAILAHEFAHFSGGDTLYSSRVVPVYSGAVTACATMTECINESDSMSQALPMMAPRFLLDIYLRLFHLINMTISRTREKRADMISALTCGSQSFKIALMKTAGLMPTFWDESAKKIVMENNPDNCSYYTAFRSSLPKLTDLANAHYKHRLIEVENKYDSHPILQTRLESIPDIVERYTDKGSSSRLLINLEEYEQKLGEFYKIASAAPMHNT; from the coding sequence ATGTCAACAAAAGTAAAATGCGAAAACATGCCAAACCCACCGGCAATATTGGTCTATATTTCATTGTTGTTCGTGCCTGGGGTATATATATTGCTTTTAGGCTGCGCTGCTGCAATGCTTGGCGGCACGGGCTTTGTTTGTTACTGGGTGTTTACCTGGATGACGTCCGGCCATCGCGTTCCGGTAAAATTGCTCGGGATTGTTATACTCCTTATGATCGGCGCGCTGATGGGATGCTGGGCGGTTGTCAGGGGAATAGCAGCCACAATATGGAGCAAACCACAATTTGAACCGGCGCTTATAGTTCCACTGAATAAAGAGCCCGAACTCGGCAAGTTTATTGCAGGTCTTTGCTCGGCTGTGGGAACCGGTCTCCCCGATTATGTGATGATCCATGCCGAACCGACATTTTACGTGTGCCAGTCCAAAATCGAGACATTGAACGGGCGGGCAAAAGGCAGGATTCTTGCGATCGGACTTCCGTTGGTTGCCGGATTGACAATAAATGAACTACGGGCCATTCTTGCGCATGAGTTTGCTCATTTCTCCGGCGGAGACACGCTTTACAGCTCTAGAGTGGTTCCGGTTTATAGCGGAGCAGTTACGGCATGTGCGACGATGACAGAGTGCATTAACGAAAGTGATTCCATGTCTCAAGCGCTGCCGATGATGGCTCCACGTTTCCTGCTGGATATCTACCTGAGGCTGTTCCACCTGATTAACATGACAATTTCGCGCACACGTGAAAAAAGAGCCGACATGATTTCAGCATTAACTTGCGGCAGCCAGAGTTTCAAGATAGCCTTAATGAAAACTGCGGGGTTGATGCCCACTTTCTGGGATGAGTCGGCAAAGAAGATTGTCATGGAAAACAACCCCGATAACTGCAGTTATTACACTGCTTTTCGATCTTCTCTTCCCAAGCTGACAGATTTGGCCAATGCGCACTACAAGCACCGCCTGATTGAAGTCGAGAATAAATATGACTCCCATCCGATTCTGCAAACCAGGCTCGAGTCAATACCTGATATTGTCGAGCGTTATACCGACAAAGGAAGCTCAAGCAGATTGCTCATAAACTTGGAAGAATACGAACAGAAACTTGGTGAGTTTTACAAAATAGCGAGCGCTGCCCCAATGCACAATACGTAA
- a CDS encoding stalk domain-containing protein, with product MSVKYSIRRFGFSIMAICLIICAPNVYAQDSPAALTSNNKHCISLDYIAGWMGIKVKTHNAGESVRLSNGKNTLVMDSGSIVATSGSKTILLSTCPILRDGVFYVPTKAVVRAFGGRATDTADGLQLDFAGKSTTVPYPAATQPASPIDKINADISDPRISLSSLAKTPVKSSRLWTYLNDFNAAASRVQPVLKAVSSSSALTFLSRIPVVGTPVSITQYTAHCLNASIQASQFLAKMHSQSDVPVRKAIEAVNLFQKSPSIDNVKSAVPAWKSAATALDKQLAQTDSTIALTQKMINAVTTVEDKVGDRLGRKAASEHVAGLTTFNRAARQYLLRLQGSKWEQSSLKSYFNRLADDGAKL from the coding sequence ATGTCTGTGAAATATTCGATCCGCCGGTTTGGATTTTCAATTATGGCAATTTGCCTTATAATATGCGCACCTAACGTATATGCGCAGGATTCCCCCGCGGCGCTTACCAGTAATAATAAGCATTGCATCAGCCTGGACTATATTGCCGGTTGGATGGGAATAAAGGTAAAAACGCACAACGCCGGTGAAAGCGTGCGCTTGAGCAATGGCAAAAACACGCTTGTGATGGATTCAGGCAGTATTGTCGCGACGAGCGGAAGTAAGACGATTTTGCTGTCGACATGTCCTATTCTTAGGGATGGCGTTTTTTATGTTCCCACTAAGGCTGTCGTTCGAGCTTTTGGGGGCAGGGCAACTGATACCGCAGATGGTTTACAATTAGACTTTGCCGGCAAGTCGACGACAGTACCGTATCCGGCTGCAACCCAACCGGCCAGCCCCATCGATAAAATAAACGCGGACATATCGGACCCGCGTATTTCTCTTTCATCCCTGGCAAAGACACCCGTAAAATCCTCGCGGCTGTGGACATATCTGAACGATTTCAATGCGGCCGCATCTCGAGTCCAGCCGGTGCTTAAAGCAGTCTCCAGTTCTTCGGCGCTCACTTTTCTGAGCCGAATCCCGGTAGTCGGCACGCCGGTTTCCATCACTCAGTATACGGCTCATTGTTTGAACGCCAGCATCCAGGCATCTCAGTTTCTGGCAAAGATGCACTCTCAATCCGACGTTCCGGTCAGGAAAGCAATCGAGGCTGTAAATTTATTCCAAAAATCCCCATCAATCGACAATGTAAAGTCCGCTGTTCCGGCATGGAAATCTGCGGCGACTGCTCTGGATAAGCAGTTGGCTCAGACTGACAGCACGATTGCTCTCACACAGAAAATGATAAACGCGGTAACGACAGTTGAGGACAAGGTTGGAGACCGCCTTGGCAGGAAAGCCGCCAGTGAGCATGTGGCCGGGCTTACTACTTTTAACAGAGCCGCCCGGCAGTATCTGCTCCGGCTCCAGGGCAGCAAGTGGGAGCAGTCATCGCTGAAATCTTACTTCAATCGCCTGGCGGACGATGGGGCGAAATTGTAA
- a CDS encoding electron transfer flavoprotein subunit beta/FixA family protein codes for MKICCCIKQVPGTTEVKINPETNTLVREGVETQINPFDLYALEEAVRVKEKMTAAGDASTVTVISMGPPQAEDALREAISLGADDAVLLCDRAVAGSDTWCTSFALAMAVKKLAPDMVFCGMQAIDGDTGQVGPGIAVHANYAQVAYVAQIQEIDSKKMKVKRLIEEGYEVCEVKLPAVLTVVKEINEPRTPSLRGKMAAKKAEITKWGAADINAPADKVGLQGSPTQVVKIMTPPCRGGGETYEGESAELADKLYDVLKCMEVV; via the coding sequence TTGAAGATCTGCTGCTGTATTAAGCAAGTGCCCGGCACCACCGAGGTTAAGATCAACCCGGAGACCAACACCCTCGTGCGCGAAGGCGTTGAAACCCAGATCAACCCGTTTGACCTCTATGCCCTCGAAGAAGCCGTGCGTGTTAAAGAAAAAATGACTGCCGCGGGCGATGCGTCCACGGTGACAGTTATCTCGATGGGTCCTCCCCAGGCTGAGGATGCTCTGCGCGAGGCGATTTCGCTTGGAGCGGACGATGCCGTGCTGCTCTGCGACCGAGCGGTTGCCGGTTCGGACACATGGTGCACGTCGTTCGCGCTCGCTATGGCCGTGAAGAAACTTGCGCCGGATATGGTTTTCTGCGGAATGCAGGCCATCGACGGCGACACCGGTCAGGTCGGACCGGGGATAGCGGTGCATGCAAATTATGCCCAGGTAGCGTATGTCGCCCAGATCCAGGAGATAGACTCCAAAAAGATGAAAGTCAAGCGACTGATCGAAGAAGGCTATGAAGTCTGCGAGGTCAAGCTCCCGGCTGTGCTCACGGTCGTGAAAGAAATTAACGAGCCTAGAACCCCCAGCCTGCGCGGCAAGATGGCCGCCAAAAAGGCCGAAATCACCAAATGGGGCGCTGCTGATATAAATGCTCCGGCTGATAAAGTCGGTCTGCAGGGCTCGCCTACGCAGGTCGTTAAGATCATGACCCCGCCGTGCAGAGGCGGCGGCGAAACATATGAGGGCGAGAGCGCCGAACTCGCCGATAAGCTTTATGATGTGCTTAAGT
- a CDS encoding sodium:alanine symporter family protein — protein sequence MKSVECFICYLNDNYLWGPPMLVLLLGTHLFLTIRLRGIQRYIPLAIKLSFGRSKEGEGDVSQFGALMTALAATIGTGNIIGVAAAVAAGGPGAVFWCWLTGVLGIATKYSEALLAVKFRVHTSDGHMLGGPMYALERGLKMKWAGVLFAVFTAIAAFGIGNIVQANALAQRAHSAFGAPYWVSGIVMTVLTAIVILGGIKSIANVCSALVPFMAIFYIVGSLIILATGASQIPHTLALIFKSAFTGQAAVGGFLGATIMIAARWGVARGLFSNESGLGSAPIVAAAAQTKNPVRQALVSSTGTFWDTVVVCAITGLVLVNTGVWKMHFDGGAGALTEAAFGTVHSLGPIVLTIALATFVFSTILGWSYYGEKALEYLVGRKAILPYRIIWVGLVMFGSVSTPTLVWGFADAANALMALPNLLSLLLLSGVVVAETRKYLWEGDLDEVAPVSIEQKEKDVLMK from the coding sequence ATGAAATCAGTCGAATGCTTTATATGTTACCTGAACGACAATTACCTCTGGGGACCGCCTATGCTGGTCCTGTTGCTGGGCACGCATTTGTTTCTTACGATCAGGCTGCGTGGGATTCAGCGATATATTCCGCTGGCCATCAAGCTGTCTTTCGGCAGATCGAAGGAGGGTGAGGGTGACGTCAGCCAGTTCGGAGCGTTGATGACCGCGCTGGCTGCCACAATCGGCACGGGCAATATCATAGGCGTGGCTGCAGCAGTTGCTGCAGGCGGGCCGGGAGCCGTGTTCTGGTGCTGGCTGACCGGCGTGCTGGGGATCGCTACCAAATACAGCGAGGCTCTGCTGGCTGTAAAATTCAGGGTGCATACATCAGACGGCCATATGCTCGGCGGGCCGATGTATGCCCTGGAACGCGGACTCAAGATGAAATGGGCAGGTGTGCTTTTTGCCGTGTTCACGGCAATTGCGGCGTTTGGGATAGGCAATATTGTTCAGGCAAATGCGCTTGCGCAGCGCGCTCACAGCGCTTTCGGCGCACCATATTGGGTCTCGGGGATAGTAATGACTGTGCTTACCGCTATTGTGATCCTCGGCGGTATAAAGTCCATCGCAAATGTTTGCTCGGCTCTGGTACCATTTATGGCGATCTTTTATATAGTAGGCAGTCTGATTATTCTGGCAACGGGAGCTTCGCAGATACCACACACCCTCGCGCTGATTTTTAAATCGGCATTTACCGGGCAGGCGGCTGTCGGCGGGTTTCTTGGGGCCACAATAATGATTGCAGCAAGGTGGGGAGTCGCCAGAGGACTCTTCTCAAATGAATCCGGACTTGGCTCGGCGCCAATAGTAGCGGCTGCGGCCCAGACGAAAAACCCCGTCCGGCAGGCGCTGGTTTCATCTACCGGCACGTTCTGGGATACGGTCGTGGTATGCGCTATCACAGGTCTGGTGCTCGTAAACACCGGCGTCTGGAAAATGCATTTCGATGGAGGCGCAGGCGCTCTCACGGAAGCGGCGTTCGGCACTGTCCACAGTTTGGGACCGATTGTGCTCACTATAGCCCTTGCGACATTTGTGTTCTCAACGATACTGGGCTGGTCATACTATGGCGAGAAGGCACTGGAATATCTGGTCGGTCGAAAAGCGATTTTGCCGTATCGAATAATTTGGGTCGGCCTGGTTATGTTCGGCTCCGTATCTACGCCGACTCTTGTCTGGGGGTTCGCGGATGCGGCAAATGCCCTGATGGCCCTTCCCAATCTGCTCTCGCTCCTGCTGCTGAGCGGTGTGGTTGTGGCTGAAACGCGAAAGTATTTGTGGGAAGGTGATCTGGATGAAGTTGCACCTGTATCAATTGAGCAGAAGGAAAAGGATGTGTTGATGAAGTAA
- a CDS encoding SLC13 family permease, translated as MHIGTLVFVLTYILVSMGENSTRKLDRPTAALVGAVLMVLTGSLTRIQAAAAIDLGTIALLFGMMVLLAVLIQSNLPTLFAFKVLRRCHHPHVLLAAVVFVSGIASALLLNDTVCLLGTPILLEVVIQAELPPVPFLLALATGSNIGSVMTLTGNPQNMIIGRFSGWSWAGFCARMAPVGLICLVIDWALLLLLFRKQLMHVEMPREYAHRPETEIKRKLAVRGSMVFVAFIVAIMLGAPMDFAAVVAAAFLLVWINRPPRLTLEMVDWSLLLFFAGLFIVVEGFVRTDHALLERSLSSLGTKTGLASMIKWSMVSVLGSNIFSNVPFVLIAGHWIDKMSEPKFFWLLLALTSTFAGNLTLFGSVANLIVAQRSQKDVQLSFWDFLRAGVPVTLLTTLVGVAMLWVFYLFGWV; from the coding sequence TTGCACATTGGCACACTGGTCTTTGTCCTGACCTACATATTGGTTTCTATGGGAGAAAACAGCACGCGCAAGCTTGACCGTCCTACAGCGGCGCTTGTCGGAGCGGTTTTGATGGTCCTGACAGGGTCTCTCACCCGTATACAAGCCGCGGCAGCCATTGACTTGGGCACCATAGCTTTACTGTTCGGAATGATGGTCCTGCTTGCAGTTTTGATACAGAGCAATCTCCCCACTCTCTTCGCGTTCAAGGTCCTCCGCCGATGCCATCACCCACATGTTCTGCTGGCTGCGGTTGTATTCGTTTCAGGGATTGCATCGGCACTCTTGCTGAACGATACTGTATGCCTGCTCGGCACTCCTATCCTGCTGGAAGTCGTTATCCAGGCGGAGCTACCGCCGGTTCCATTCCTTCTGGCGCTTGCTACAGGCTCCAACATCGGAAGCGTTATGACCCTTACCGGAAACCCGCAAAATATGATAATTGGCCGGTTTTCCGGCTGGAGCTGGGCCGGTTTCTGTGCAAGAATGGCGCCTGTCGGGCTGATTTGCCTTGTAATAGACTGGGCTTTATTGTTGCTGCTGTTTCGTAAACAGCTAATGCATGTTGAAATGCCCAGAGAATATGCACACAGGCCTGAGACCGAGATAAAACGTAAACTCGCGGTCCGCGGGTCTATGGTCTTCGTAGCGTTCATTGTCGCGATTATGCTGGGCGCGCCAATGGATTTTGCAGCGGTCGTGGCAGCCGCATTCCTACTTGTCTGGATAAATCGCCCGCCAAGGCTCACTCTTGAGATGGTAGACTGGTCACTTTTACTGTTCTTTGCAGGGCTGTTTATTGTCGTTGAAGGTTTCGTTAGGACTGACCACGCACTGCTGGAACGCAGCCTCAGTTCTTTAGGGACTAAAACCGGACTTGCAAGCATGATTAAATGGAGCATGGTTTCAGTCTTGGGCAGCAATATATTCTCCAATGTGCCGTTTGTGCTTATTGCCGGTCATTGGATCGATAAGATGAGTGAGCCGAAATTTTTCTGGCTGCTTCTGGCGCTCACAAGCACATTCGCAGGAAATTTGACTCTTTTCGGAAGTGTAGCTAATTTGATAGTGGCACAGCGCTCGCAAAAAGATGTGCAGCTTTCATTCTGGGACTTTCTGCGAGCCGGAGTTCCTGTGACTCTGCTGACCACTCTCGTCGGCGTTGCTATGCTATGGGTATTCTATCTATTCGGATGGGTTTAA
- the wrbA gene encoding NAD(P)H:quinone oxidoreductase: MQINVLIAFYSRYGNTRALAEAIAEGARQVGDVDVRIRRAADLAPEEVIAKDPRWAAARREMTAAYEEPTNEDMVWADAIFFGTPTRYGNPTAEMKLVIDRTGPLWVKGALVDKVASVFVSTSTTHGGNESTLLAMLNPLMHLGMIIVAPGYADPIMFSAGTPYGASSVSGPDADQMPTENDLAAARFLGKRAAQRALMLKLGSELISKR; this comes from the coding sequence ATGCAGATCAATGTATTGATAGCTTTCTATTCACGTTATGGAAACACCCGCGCGCTGGCCGAAGCAATTGCCGAAGGCGCCAGGCAGGTCGGTGATGTAGATGTGCGCATCAGGAGGGCGGCGGACCTTGCTCCTGAAGAAGTCATTGCAAAAGACCCGCGCTGGGCGGCAGCCCGCAGAGAAATGACGGCTGCATATGAGGAACCGACCAATGAGGATATGGTGTGGGCGGACGCTATCTTCTTCGGCACTCCTACGCGCTATGGAAACCCGACTGCGGAGATGAAACTTGTGATCGACAGGACCGGACCGCTGTGGGTAAAGGGTGCGCTGGTAGACAAAGTGGCATCCGTATTTGTCAGCACGAGCACGACTCATGGCGGCAATGAATCGACACTCCTTGCCATGCTCAACCCACTTATGCATCTTGGCATGATTATCGTAGCTCCCGGTTATGCCGATCCGATTATGTTCTCGGCGGGCACGCCCTACGGCGCAAGTTCGGTGAGCGGACCGGATGCAGATCAGATGCCGACCGAAAATGACTTGGCTGCTGCCCGATTTTTGGGAAAAAGAGCTGCACAGCGGGCATTAATGCTCAAGCTCGGAAGTGAATTAATATCAAAGAGATAA
- a CDS encoding acetyl-CoA carboxylase carboxyltransferase subunit alpha — translation MPPSEWNVLDFEKPITELDTQIAEIRRLTMERGEDRSADIAILEKDRDRLLAEIFANLSTWDRVLLARHPKRPYTLDYVRVMFDDYTELSGDRLFADDHAMVGGIATLEDRQVMFVGHQKGRDLKDRQYRNFGSAKPEGYRKALRLMKLAEKFKRPVICLVDTPAADCSVGSEERGISEAIARNLMEMSTLETPVISVVLGEGGSGGALGIAVADRVLMLEHAIYSVIPPESCAAILWRDPTKHKEMAEALKITSSDALRLGVIDEIIAEPPGGAHRNVDLAARNIKTALIKHLDQLEKLKIPKLLDERYKKFTSMGLYMEPSEQ, via the coding sequence ATGCCGCCTAGCGAATGGAATGTGCTTGATTTTGAAAAACCGATAACCGAGCTGGATACCCAAATAGCTGAGATCAGACGGCTCACTATGGAGCGCGGTGAGGACAGGTCGGCAGATATAGCGATCCTTGAAAAAGACCGTGACAGGCTGCTGGCCGAGATATTCGCGAACCTGAGCACCTGGGACAGGGTATTGCTTGCTCGTCACCCGAAGCGGCCTTATACGCTTGATTATGTCAGAGTGATGTTCGATGATTATACCGAGCTTTCAGGTGACAGGCTCTTTGCGGACGACCACGCAATGGTCGGCGGGATCGCCACACTCGAAGACAGGCAGGTTATGTTTGTCGGCCATCAAAAGGGGCGCGATCTGAAGGACCGCCAGTATCGCAACTTCGGCAGCGCCAAGCCCGAAGGCTACCGAAAAGCGCTCAGACTGATGAAACTGGCAGAAAAGTTTAAGAGACCGGTTATCTGCCTTGTGGATACGCCTGCCGCCGACTGCAGTGTCGGCTCGGAAGAGCGCGGCATCAGCGAGGCAATCGCACGCAACCTGATGGAGATGTCGACGCTGGAGACGCCGGTGATCTCTGTTGTGCTCGGTGAAGGCGGAAGCGGTGGCGCGCTCGGCATTGCAGTTGCCGACCGGGTCCTGATGCTCGAGCATGCAATCTACTCCGTTATCCCGCCTGAAAGCTGCGCGGCGATACTCTGGCGTGACCCGACCAAACACAAAGAGATGGCCGAAGCTCTGAAGATAACCAGTAGCGACGCTTTGAGACTCGGTGTGATAGACGAGATTATCGCTGAGCCGCCCGGCGGAGCTCACAGAAATGTAGACCTTGCCGCGCGAAACATAAAGACTGCGCTCATCAAGCATCTGGACCAGCTCGAAAAGCTTAAAATCCCCAAGCTCCTGGATGAGCGCTATAAGAAGTTCACAAGCATGGGGCTCTATATGGAACCATCCGAACAATAA
- a CDS encoding GNAT family N-acetyltransferase, giving the protein MPKIIVRNPTPAEVEKAADIAYIVFGQERDKWQSSFHTIAELFGERFILVCEVDGELVSTLICTPGTVYVGEAKISHSAVGAVCTLAQHRRHGYAQALLTHCVKLLRKEGISTSSLWPASYEYYRKFGWEAGCEIRTYTADASALSAIGDSRKARCASLDDLAAIKLVYDFYARDYNCSTRRTDDWWDRIVHLDEAVGSAVETGRKVIVSLMEDGRPSGYAIYSVRTEEERLVSVSEIVSNENEHRRNMLALLASLEPEAKIKFAAPADDLFFHEIPNPKLIEAAVRPSFQFRIIDPEQAMASLKPMEHVSCSFTLSIDDPVFKHGFEFGVTAEGGGVSIGKPGSDAKLRMDVQTLAKLYTGYLNPVDAWQLGMIKADGDAVRALVDASGVFSSLLPFRSWVEPG; this is encoded by the coding sequence ATGCCCAAAATAATTGTTAGAAACCCCACGCCTGCGGAAGTAGAAAAGGCTGCGGATATTGCATATATAGTATTCGGCCAGGAACGCGATAAATGGCAGAGTTCATTTCACACGATCGCGGAACTGTTCGGCGAGAGATTTATCCTGGTCTGCGAGGTGGATGGTGAGCTTGTTTCCACACTAATCTGCACTCCGGGGACTGTGTATGTCGGTGAAGCGAAGATCAGCCACTCCGCCGTAGGTGCGGTATGCACACTTGCACAGCACAGACGTCATGGCTACGCACAGGCTTTGCTCACCCATTGCGTCAAGCTTCTGCGCAAAGAAGGCATTTCGACTTCATCCCTATGGCCCGCTTCGTATGAATACTATCGTAAATTCGGTTGGGAGGCAGGCTGTGAAATCAGGACATACACGGCTGATGCAAGCGCACTATCGGCAATCGGAGATTCGCGCAAAGCCCGCTGCGCTTCACTCGATGATCTGGCTGCGATAAAACTGGTTTATGATTTTTATGCCCGTGATTATAACTGCTCTACGCGCAGAACCGATGACTGGTGGGATAGAATCGTGCATCTTGATGAAGCTGTCGGCTCTGCAGTCGAAACAGGACGAAAAGTCATAGTCAGCCTTATGGAGGACGGAAGGCCTTCAGGCTATGCAATATACTCAGTGCGTACCGAAGAAGAAAGGTTAGTCTCCGTAAGCGAGATCGTAAGCAATGAAAATGAGCATAGGCGAAATATGCTTGCCCTGCTTGCGTCCCTTGAGCCTGAAGCAAAGATAAAATTTGCGGCTCCCGCCGACGACTTGTTTTTCCATGAGATACCGAATCCGAAACTGATCGAGGCGGCAGTCCGGCCATCATTTCAGTTCAGGATAATAGACCCCGAGCAGGCAATGGCTTCGCTTAAACCGATGGAGCACGTATCCTGCAGCTTTACGCTTTCTATAGATGATCCTGTGTTTAAGCATGGTTTTGAGTTCGGCGTTACGGCTGAGGGTGGAGGGGTCTCAATCGGTAAACCCGGCTCTGATGCAAAACTGCGAATGGACGTCCAAACGCTTGCAAAACTCTATACCGGCTATCTAAACCCGGTGGATGCATGGCAGCTCGGCATGATTAAGGCTGATGGAGATGCAGTGCGTGCTCTTGTAGATGCTTCCGGCGTATTCTCTTCACTTCTGCCGTTTCGATCATGGGTCGAACCGGGATAG
- the accD gene encoding acetyl-CoA carboxylase, carboxyltransferase subunit beta: protein MTPGPWFGLKGKAARKTARKSVDALPDGLWTKCPKCSEILFNKELEKNLRVCGKCGYHYKLGAVDRIEITIDDGTFVEMDAGLTAINPLDFPEYETKVAKGKMMSGLSEAIITGTGEICGIEVALGVADFRFMGGSMGSVVGEKVVRVIEHAIENKLPVIQFTTSGGARMQEGILSLMQMAKTAAACARLSKAGLPYIVVFTDPTTAGVHASYASIGDFIFAEPGALVGFAGARVAQQAGVIHRPDNFQTSEFQLEHGMIDRIVPRRELKSTLIKVLQFCGFKEKEDAA, encoded by the coding sequence ATGACGCCTGGACCATGGTTTGGACTAAAGGGCAAAGCGGCGCGTAAAACAGCCAGGAAGAGCGTTGACGCGCTGCCGGACGGGTTATGGACGAAATGCCCGAAGTGCAGCGAAATACTGTTTAACAAAGAACTGGAAAAAAATCTGCGCGTTTGCGGCAAGTGCGGATATCACTATAAACTCGGGGCCGTTGATCGTATTGAGATTACAATAGACGACGGTACATTTGTTGAGATGGACGCCGGCCTTACAGCCATCAATCCGCTTGATTTTCCTGAGTATGAGACCAAAGTCGCCAAGGGCAAAATGATGTCCGGCCTCAGCGAGGCGATAATTACCGGAACGGGCGAGATATGCGGTATCGAAGTGGCGCTAGGAGTGGCGGACTTCAGGTTTATGGGCGGAAGTATGGGAAGCGTCGTCGGCGAGAAGGTCGTTCGAGTGATAGAGCACGCCATAGAAAACAAGCTGCCTGTGATCCAATTTACTACCTCGGGCGGCGCAAGGATGCAGGAAGGCATTCTTTCGCTGATGCAAATGGCAAAGACAGCCGCCGCGTGCGCGCGGCTGAGCAAAGCCGGGCTGCCGTATATTGTCGTCTTCACAGACCCGACTACCGCGGGCGTGCATGCCAGCTATGCATCAATTGGTGATTTTATATTCGCTGAGCCTGGGGCGCTGGTCGGTTTTGCGGGCGCGCGGGTCGCACAGCAGGCGGGTGTGATCCATCGGCCGGACAACTTCCAGACATCCGAGTTCCAGCTCGAACACGGCATGATCGACAGAATTGTGCCGCGCAGGGAGCTTAAGTCCACGCTCATAAAGGTGCTGCAGTTCTGCGGCTTTAAGGAGAAAGAAGATGCCGCCTAG